A region of Myxococcus stipitatus DSM 14675 DNA encodes the following proteins:
- a CDS encoding pyridoxal phosphate-dependent aminotransferase, translating to MKLARRLQAIKPSPTLALNSRAKALAAQGVDVVVLAAGEPDFDTPDYVKQAAVDAIKAGFTKYTATPGIPELREAICRKLERDNGLRFTPEQVLVTAGGKQAIYNFCQAVLDEGDEVLIFSPYWVSYPDMVRLAGATPVIVATREEDGFAPDPDAIRRALTPRTRAIIINSPGNPTGAVYSRAALEGIAAAVRDHDCLIISDDIYEKLVYTGERLGLSDVAPDLVPRIVVVNGMSKAYSMTGWRMGYAAGPRPVIAAMQLVQDQSTSNASSIGQKAALAALQGPPDTIAAMAAEYHARRDFFVGGLNALDGVRCRMPEGAFYALADVRGLYGRPYKGKAITDSMQLSEILLDDFRVAAVPGDPFGAEGYIRMSFATSRAVLAKGLTRLGEMVQALR from the coding sequence GTGGATGTCGTCGTCCTGGCGGCGGGGGAGCCGGACTTCGACACGCCGGACTACGTGAAGCAGGCCGCGGTGGACGCCATCAAGGCGGGCTTCACCAAGTACACCGCCACCCCGGGCATCCCCGAGCTGCGCGAGGCCATCTGCCGCAAGCTGGAGCGCGACAACGGCCTGCGCTTCACGCCGGAGCAGGTGCTCGTCACCGCGGGCGGCAAGCAGGCCATCTACAACTTCTGCCAGGCGGTGCTGGACGAGGGCGACGAGGTCCTCATCTTCTCGCCCTACTGGGTCAGCTACCCGGACATGGTGCGGCTGGCTGGCGCCACGCCCGTCATCGTCGCCACGCGCGAGGAGGACGGCTTCGCGCCGGACCCGGACGCCATCCGCCGGGCGCTCACGCCTCGCACGCGCGCCATCATCATCAACAGCCCGGGCAACCCGACGGGCGCGGTGTACTCGCGCGCCGCGCTGGAGGGCATCGCCGCGGCCGTGAGGGACCACGACTGCCTCATCATCTCGGACGACATCTACGAGAAGCTCGTCTACACCGGTGAGCGCCTGGGCCTCAGCGACGTGGCGCCGGACCTGGTGCCGCGAATCGTGGTCGTCAACGGCATGAGCAAGGCGTACTCCATGACGGGCTGGCGCATGGGCTACGCGGCGGGTCCCCGGCCCGTCATCGCCGCGATGCAGCTGGTGCAGGACCAGTCCACGTCCAACGCGTCGTCCATCGGCCAGAAGGCGGCGCTGGCGGCGCTGCAGGGGCCGCCCGACACCATCGCCGCCATGGCGGCCGAGTACCACGCGCGCCGCGACTTCTTCGTCGGCGGGCTCAACGCGCTGGACGGGGTGCGCTGCCGGATGCCCGAGGGCGCCTTCTACGCGCTGGCGGATGTGCGGGGGCTCTACGGCCGCCCCTACAAGGGCAAGGCCATCACCGACTCCATGCAGCTCTCCGAAATCCTGCTGGACGACTTCCGCGTCGCCGCCGTGCCGGGAGACCCGTTCGGCGCGGAGGGCTACATCCGCATGAGCTTCGCGACCTCGCGCGCGGTGCTCGCCAAGGGCCTGACGCGCCTGGGTGAGATGGTGCAGGCGCTGCGCTGA
- the carB gene encoding carbamoyl-phosphate synthase large subunit produces MPKRTDIRKVLVIGSGPIVIGQAVEFDYSGTQAIKALRDEGVEVVLLNSNPATVMTDPEFAFRTYIEPITVDAAERIIAAEKPDSLLPTMGGQTALNLAKALAEQGILEKHGVRLIGASLEAINKAEDRQLFKAAMQKIGVTLPKSGYANTLDQAMSLVDEIGFPAIIRPSFTLGGTGGGIAYNREEFEAICRSGLKASPTSTILVEESVLGWKEYELEVVRDTADNVIIVCSIENLDPMGVHTGDSITVAPAQTLTDREYQRMRQASLAIIREIGVDTGGSNIQFGINPKDGRMVVIEMNPRVSRSSALASKATGYPIAKIAAKLALGYTLDELRNDITRDTPASFEPTLDYVVVKVPRFNFEKFPHADRTLTTSMRSVGEVMAIGRTFPEAYMKALRSMELGRVGLESPDLPAEKEEREKVLREALRVPRPERPWFVAQAFREGMTVEDVHALSAIDPWFLRYIEMLVREAQSIQEYGRLDQLPDDVLRQAKAHGFSDKYLGKLLGYPEEEVRAHRHSRKIRPVFKRVDTCAAEFEAFTPYLYSTYEEEDESPPTDRQKVLILGSGPIRIGQGIEFDYACVHAAFALREAGYETVMVNCNPETVSTDYDTSDRLYFEPLTIEDVLEVSQRERPIGAIVQFGGQTPLRISVPLEKAGLPILGTSPDAIDRAEDRERFSTLIEKLGLKQPENGVARSHAEAFKVAERIGYPVMVRPSYVLGGRAMETVYDAASLERYMREAVSASPEHPVLIDRFLKEAIEVDLDLVADRTGDVMIGGVLEHIQEAGVHSGDAAATLPPHSLSPDLVERMKDQAIALARELGVVGLMNVQFAIQGKVIYILEVNPRASRTVPFISKATGVAMAKIAALCMVGKTLKELGATKEPEMRHVAVKESVFPFARFAGVDVILGPEMKSTGEVMGLAQDYASAFAKSQLAAGVKLPKSGKVFISVKDDDKPAVVDLAKRLRTMGFTLIVTAGTHKYLATKGIEAQVVQKVKEGRPNIVDKIVDGEIVLVINTTFGKQEIADSFSIRREALMHSVPYYTTVQAARMAVGALEALKRTELEVKPLQEYLGVTSTVPGRARR; encoded by the coding sequence ATGCCCAAGCGTACCGATATCCGCAAGGTTCTGGTGATTGGCTCGGGCCCGATTGTCATCGGGCAGGCCGTCGAGTTCGACTACTCCGGTACTCAAGCCATCAAGGCTCTCCGGGATGAAGGCGTGGAGGTGGTGCTGCTCAACAGCAACCCCGCCACGGTGATGACGGACCCCGAGTTCGCGTTCCGTACCTACATTGAACCCATCACGGTGGATGCGGCCGAACGCATCATCGCGGCAGAGAAGCCGGACTCGTTGCTTCCGACGATGGGCGGCCAGACGGCGCTCAACCTGGCGAAGGCGCTGGCCGAGCAGGGCATCCTGGAGAAGCACGGGGTGCGGCTCATCGGCGCGTCGCTGGAGGCCATCAACAAGGCCGAGGACCGCCAACTCTTCAAGGCGGCCATGCAGAAGATCGGCGTGACGCTGCCGAAGAGCGGCTATGCGAACACGCTGGACCAGGCCATGTCGCTGGTGGACGAGATTGGCTTCCCGGCCATCATCCGCCCCTCGTTCACCCTGGGCGGCACGGGCGGCGGCATCGCCTACAACCGCGAGGAGTTCGAGGCCATCTGCCGCTCCGGCCTGAAGGCCAGCCCCACGTCCACCATCCTCGTCGAGGAGAGCGTGCTGGGCTGGAAGGAGTACGAGCTGGAAGTGGTCCGCGACACGGCGGACAACGTCATCATCGTCTGCTCCATCGAGAACCTGGACCCCATGGGGGTCCACACGGGTGACTCCATCACCGTGGCGCCCGCGCAGACGCTGACCGACCGCGAGTACCAGCGGATGCGGCAGGCCTCGCTGGCCATCATCCGCGAGATTGGCGTCGACACGGGTGGCTCCAACATCCAGTTCGGCATCAACCCGAAGGACGGCCGCATGGTCGTCATCGAGATGAACCCGCGCGTGTCCCGCTCCAGCGCGCTGGCCTCGAAGGCGACGGGCTACCCCATCGCGAAGATCGCCGCGAAGCTGGCCCTGGGCTACACGCTGGACGAGCTGCGCAACGACATCACCCGCGACACGCCGGCCTCGTTCGAGCCGACGCTGGACTACGTGGTGGTGAAGGTGCCGCGCTTCAACTTCGAGAAGTTCCCGCACGCGGACCGGACGCTGACGACGAGCATGCGCTCGGTGGGCGAGGTCATGGCCATTGGCCGCACCTTCCCCGAGGCGTACATGAAGGCGCTGCGCTCCATGGAACTGGGCCGCGTGGGCCTGGAGTCCCCGGACCTGCCCGCGGAGAAGGAGGAGCGCGAGAAGGTGCTGCGCGAGGCGCTCCGCGTCCCCCGTCCCGAGCGCCCCTGGTTCGTGGCCCAGGCGTTCCGCGAGGGGATGACGGTGGAGGACGTGCACGCGCTGTCCGCCATCGATCCGTGGTTCCTGCGCTACATCGAGATGCTGGTGCGCGAGGCGCAGTCCATCCAGGAGTACGGCCGGTTGGATCAGCTCCCGGACGACGTGCTCCGCCAGGCGAAGGCGCACGGCTTCTCCGACAAGTACCTGGGCAAGCTCCTGGGCTACCCGGAGGAGGAGGTCCGGGCGCACCGGCACTCGCGCAAGATCCGTCCCGTGTTCAAGCGCGTGGACACCTGCGCCGCGGAGTTCGAGGCCTTCACGCCGTACCTCTACTCGACCTACGAGGAAGAGGACGAGTCGCCTCCGACGGACCGCCAGAAGGTCCTCATCCTGGGCAGCGGCCCCATCCGGATTGGTCAGGGCATCGAGTTCGACTACGCGTGCGTCCACGCGGCCTTCGCGCTGCGCGAGGCCGGGTACGAGACGGTGATGGTCAACTGCAACCCGGAGACGGTGTCCACGGACTACGACACGTCGGACCGCCTCTACTTCGAGCCGCTCACCATCGAGGACGTGCTGGAGGTGTCGCAGCGCGAGAGGCCCATCGGCGCCATCGTGCAGTTCGGCGGGCAGACGCCGCTGCGCATCTCGGTGCCGCTGGAGAAGGCGGGCCTGCCGATCCTGGGCACGTCGCCGGACGCCATCGACCGGGCGGAGGACCGCGAGCGGTTCAGCACGCTCATCGAGAAGCTGGGGCTGAAGCAGCCGGAGAACGGGGTGGCGCGCAGCCACGCGGAGGCCTTCAAGGTCGCCGAGCGCATCGGCTACCCGGTGATGGTGCGTCCGTCCTACGTGCTGGGCGGCCGGGCGATGGAGACGGTGTACGACGCGGCCAGCCTGGAGCGGTACATGCGTGAGGCGGTGAGCGCGTCGCCGGAGCATCCGGTGCTCATCGACCGCTTCCTGAAGGAAGCCATCGAGGTGGACCTGGACCTGGTCGCGGACCGGACGGGCGACGTGATGATTGGCGGCGTGCTGGAGCACATCCAGGAGGCGGGTGTGCACTCGGGTGACGCGGCCGCGACGCTGCCCCCGCACTCGCTGTCGCCGGACCTCGTGGAGCGCATGAAGGACCAGGCCATTGCCCTGGCGCGCGAGCTGGGGGTGGTGGGCCTGATGAACGTGCAGTTCGCCATCCAGGGCAAGGTCATCTACATCCTGGAGGTGAACCCTCGCGCCAGCCGCACGGTGCCGTTCATCTCGAAGGCGACGGGCGTGGCGATGGCGAAGATCGCCGCGCTGTGCATGGTGGGCAAGACGCTGAAGGAGCTCGGCGCGACGAAGGAGCCGGAGATGCGGCACGTCGCGGTGAAGGAGAGCGTGTTCCCCTTCGCGCGCTTTGCGGGCGTGGACGTCATCCTCGGGCCCGAGATGAAGTCCACGGGCGAGGTGATGGGCCTGGCGCAGGACTACGCGTCGGCCTTCGCCAAGAGCCAGCTGGCGGCGGGCGTGAAGCTGCCCAAGTCCGGCAAGGTCTTCATCTCGGTGAAGGATGACGACAAGCCGGCGGTGGTGGACCTGGCCAAGCGGCTGCGCACCATGGGCTTCACGCTCATCGTCACCGCGGGCACGCACAAGTACCTGGCGACCAAGGGCATCGAGGCGCAGGTGGTGCAGAAGGTGAAGGAGGGCCGGCCGAACATCGTCGACAAGATTGTCGACGGGGAGATCGTGCTGGTCATCAACACCACCTTCGGCAAGCAGGAGATCGCCGACAGCTTCTCCATCCGCCGTGAGGCGCTGATGCACTCGGTGCCGTACTACACGACGGTGCAGGCGGCGCGGATGGCGGTGGGCGCGCTGGAGGCGCTCAAGCGCACGGAGCTCGAGGTGAAGCCGCTCCAGGAGTACCTGGGCGTCACCAGCACGGTGCCGGGTCGCGCGCGCCGGTAG